The Gymnodinialimonas sp. 57CJ19 genome includes a window with the following:
- a CDS encoding cupin domain-containing protein, translating into MARPKTDKDPALGALIRKRRKQLDLTLQALCDAAGLSVGYLSQVERGQSTPSLGTLAQIAQALSVGLEYFITTPKPSDSLTRAGARPQFSIDGSSIMYESVCADFPGAELSSYILHVPAGYASEVVSHEGEEIIFLLDGEITQTLGGQTFILQQGDSLHYTGSTPHSWSNETQSTTRILWTGTLSVLQRKGAVKLPEITPANTNG; encoded by the coding sequence ATGGCACGACCAAAGACCGACAAAGACCCCGCCTTGGGTGCTTTGATCCGCAAGCGGCGCAAGCAGCTGGATCTGACGTTGCAGGCGCTTTGCGATGCGGCCGGATTGTCGGTGGGTTACCTCAGTCAGGTGGAGCGTGGGCAATCGACACCTTCGCTCGGTACGTTGGCCCAAATCGCCCAGGCGCTTTCGGTCGGGCTGGAATACTTCATCACCACACCCAAACCATCAGACAGCCTGACACGGGCGGGCGCGCGGCCTCAGTTCTCCATTGATGGCTCGTCCATCATGTACGAATCCGTGTGCGCCGATTTCCCCGGCGCAGAGTTGTCGAGCTACATTCTGCACGTCCCCGCCGGATATGCCTCGGAAGTGGTCAGCCACGAAGGCGAAGAGATCATCTTTCTGCTGGACGGCGAAATCACCCAGACCCTTGGCGGTCAGACCTTCATCTTACAACAGGGGGACAGCCTGCACTACACCGGTTCAACCCCCCATTCGTGGTCCAATGAGACCCAAAGCACGACGCGCATCTTGTGGACCGGCACCCTTTCGGTGCTTCAACGCAAGGGCGCGGTCAAACTGCCCGAAATAACCCCAGCCAATACTAATGGCTAA
- a CDS encoding ABC transporter substrate-binding protein: MRLLKPALLSAMLALPLATPAAFADTPADILVVAQNIDDIVAIDPAQAYEFTSGELVTNTYDRLVQYDAEDTTVLAAGLAESWEIDAEAKTIVFTLRDGVTFHSGNPLRGEDVVGSFSRVVQLNLTPAFILTQLGWTPENVGEMVTADGNTVTVRYDGDFSPAFVMNVLASRPASIVDIELAMANEVDGDMGNAWLNANTAGTGPFSLNTFRAAELIRMDANPDYFNGAPAIDGVIIRHVAESATQQLLLEAGDVDIARNLTPDQVAALDTDALQVDTFPQAAVHFLSFNQNVESLTPPAVWEAARYLVDYEGMTNSIIAGQMEVHQAFWPEGFPGALTDTPYSYDPERAAQILEDAGIELPITVTLDVINAAPFTDMAQSLQASFAEAGIEFEILPGTGSQVITRYRDRSHEAMLLYWGPDFMDPHSNAKAFAYNSDNRQETYTATTTWRNSWAVPEEMNEMTRAALTESDPAVREEMYLELQRQVQANSPIVIMFQASYQVGMADNVSGYVNGATSDFVFYRLVDKS; this comes from the coding sequence ATGAGATTGCTGAAACCCGCCCTTCTGTCGGCGATGCTGGCCCTGCCGCTGGCCACGCCCGCAGCCTTCGCGGATACCCCTGCGGATATCCTCGTTGTGGCCCAGAACATCGACGACATTGTCGCGATTGACCCGGCGCAGGCCTATGAATTCACCTCCGGTGAATTGGTCACCAACACCTATGACCGTTTGGTACAATACGATGCCGAAGACACCACCGTTCTGGCCGCTGGCCTTGCGGAGTCCTGGGAAATCGACGCCGAAGCCAAGACAATCGTCTTCACCCTGCGTGACGGTGTGACGTTCCATTCCGGCAACCCCCTGCGTGGCGAAGATGTTGTAGGCTCGTTCTCTCGAGTTGTGCAGTTGAACCTGACACCGGCCTTCATTCTGACCCAACTGGGTTGGACGCCTGAAAACGTGGGCGAGATGGTTACTGCCGATGGCAACACCGTCACCGTACGCTATGACGGCGATTTCTCTCCTGCCTTCGTGATGAACGTGCTGGCCTCGCGCCCCGCGTCCATCGTGGATATCGAATTGGCGATGGCCAACGAAGTTGACGGCGACATGGGCAACGCTTGGCTGAACGCCAACACGGCCGGTACTGGCCCGTTCTCTCTCAACACCTTCCGCGCGGCTGAATTGATCCGCATGGATGCCAACCCCGACTACTTCAACGGCGCCCCTGCCATTGATGGCGTCATCATCCGTCACGTCGCCGAAAGCGCCACACAGCAGCTGCTGCTGGAAGCCGGTGACGTGGATATCGCGCGTAACCTGACGCCCGACCAGGTCGCGGCATTGGACACAGACGCGCTGCAAGTGGACACGTTCCCGCAAGCCGCCGTTCACTTCCTGTCGTTCAACCAGAACGTCGAAAGCCTGACACCCCCCGCCGTTTGGGAGGCCGCCCGCTATCTGGTGGACTATGAGGGCATGACCAACTCGATCATCGCCGGTCAAATGGAAGTTCATCAGGCATTCTGGCCCGAAGGCTTCCCCGGTGCCCTGACCGACACGCCCTATTCTTACGACCCGGAGCGTGCCGCGCAAATCCTTGAGGATGCAGGCATCGAGCTGCCGATCACCGTCACCCTCGACGTGATTAACGCAGCCCCCTTCACCGACATGGCGCAATCCTTGCAGGCGTCCTTCGCCGAAGCAGGGATCGAGTTCGAAATCCTGCCCGGCACCGGTTCGCAGGTCATCACCCGCTACCGTGACCGTAGCCACGAAGCGATGTTGCTGTATTGGGGCCCTGACTTCATGGACCCCCACTCCAACGCCAAAGCTTTCGCTTACAACTCTGACAACCGTCAGGAAACCTATACCGCCACGACCACTTGGCGGAACTCTTGGGCCGTTCCAGAAGAGATGAACGAGATGACTCGCGCCGCTCTGACGGAATCCGATCCTGCGGTTCGAGAGGAAATGTATCTGGAGCTTCAGCGACAGGTTCAGGCGAACTCGCCCATCGTGATCATGTTCCAAGCCTCCTACCAGGTGGGCATGGCCGACAACGTCAGCGGCTACGTCAACGGCGCGACATCGGACTTCGTGTTCTACCGCCTCGT